From Aquificaceae bacterium, one genomic window encodes:
- the uvrA gene encoding excinuclease ABC subunit UvrA: MAYDKIVIRGARQHNLKNINLDIPKNKLVVITGPSGSGKSSLAFDTIYAEGQRRYVESLSSYARQFLGIMEKPEVDIIEGLSPAIAIDQKTTSKNPRSTVGTVTEIYDYMRVLWANIGKPHCPECGRLLEGLSAHEILEKVWEKYQNRRIAVLSPLVRGKKGEFRELFKELDRMGFSRVKVDGEYMRILEVPPLDKNKKHNIDLVVDRLTLEEEERARLLSAIEKALELSKGLVKIEEVESQREEVFSERLTCPDHGFSIPELSPRLFSFNSPYGACPACKGLGVKWEVDVKLLVDEREPAVDAFRITDSAYFDYLRYPVMNLLRKLGYDPRTPFGDLPQSVRSLLLYGGSIEGGNFEGIVKHLERRFLEEESEKLREEISEFIREKPCPECKGARLRPEALAVLVDGKSIWDVARMPIRQAKEFFDNLPKKLSGKDLLVAERLIKEISDRLGFLLNVGLDYLDLARSAVTLSGGEMQRIRLATQIGSKLTGVLYVLDEPSIGLHPRDTDKLIKTLKDLRDLGNTVIVVEHDPETILSADWVIDMGPGAGKEGGQVVFCGTVEEMLSHEKSLTGAYLSGRLSIEVPAIRRKPEGRWLRIVGARKHNLKNITVEIPVGLFVCITGVSGSGKSTLIYDILWEYARAVFYGGTAEVEGFDRIEGLEYFDRVINIDQSPIGRTPRSNPATYTKVFDHIRELFAQTPEARARGYNAGRFSFNVKGGRCEACQGEGVIKVEMHFLPPVYVPCDVCKGKRYNRETLDILYKGKNIADVLDMTVDEAYEFFENVPVIKRKLQLLRDIGLGYIKLGQPATTLSGGEAQRIKLARELSKKESGKTLYLLDEPTTGLHMDDVKKLIDILQRLVERGNTVVVIEHNLDVIKCADWVIDLGPEGGERGGYVVAVGTPEDIAQNPNSYTGQYLKKLLEPQGVKAYN, from the coding sequence ATGGCTTACGACAAAATTGTTATAAGAGGAGCACGCCAGCACAATCTAAAAAACATAAACCTTGACATACCTAAAAACAAGTTAGTGGTTATAACTGGACCCTCTGGCTCTGGCAAGTCCTCTCTGGCTTTTGACACCATTTATGCAGAGGGTCAAAGAAGGTATGTGGAGTCCCTTTCCTCTTACGCCAGACAGTTTCTTGGCATAATGGAAAAGCCTGAAGTGGACATAATAGAGGGGCTTTCGCCTGCAATAGCCATAGACCAAAAGACCACCTCCAAAAACCCACGGTCTACTGTGGGAACTGTCACGGAGATATACGACTATATGCGTGTGCTCTGGGCAAACATAGGAAAGCCTCACTGTCCTGAGTGTGGAAGGCTCTTAGAGGGACTATCCGCTCATGAAATATTGGAAAAGGTCTGGGAAAAATACCAAAACAGAAGGATAGCAGTCCTTTCTCCTCTCGTAAGAGGCAAAAAGGGTGAGTTTAGAGAGCTTTTCAAGGAGCTTGACAGGATGGGCTTTTCAAGGGTTAAGGTGGACGGAGAATACATGAGGATTTTGGAAGTGCCACCCCTTGACAAAAACAAAAAGCATAACATAGACCTTGTAGTGGACAGGCTAACCTTGGAAGAGGAAGAGAGGGCAAGGCTTTTGAGTGCCATAGAGAAGGCACTTGAGCTTTCAAAGGGGCTTGTAAAGATAGAAGAGGTGGAAAGCCAAAGGGAAGAGGTCTTTAGCGAACGTCTTACCTGCCCAGACCATGGCTTTTCTATCCCTGAGCTTTCTCCAAGACTTTTCTCCTTTAATTCTCCCTACGGTGCTTGTCCTGCCTGTAAGGGTCTGGGTGTGAAATGGGAAGTGGATGTGAAACTTCTTGTGGATGAGAGAGAGCCTGCGGTGGATGCCTTTCGCATAACGGACTCCGCCTATTTTGACTATCTAAGATATCCCGTTATGAACCTGCTTAGAAAACTGGGATACGACCCAAGAACACCCTTTGGAGACCTGCCCCAAAGTGTAAGAAGTTTGCTCCTATACGGTGGGTCTATTGAGGGTGGAAACTTTGAGGGTATTGTAAAGCATCTTGAGAGGAGGTTTTTGGAAGAAGAGTCAGAAAAACTAAGAGAGGAAATATCGGAGTTTATAAGAGAAAAACCCTGTCCGGAGTGTAAGGGTGCAAGGTTAAGACCAGAAGCCCTTGCGGTTTTGGTGGATGGTAAAAGCATCTGGGACGTTGCACGCATGCCCATAAGGCAAGCCAAAGAGTTTTTTGACAACCTACCTAAAAAACTCAGTGGTAAAGACCTGCTTGTGGCGGAAAGGCTTATAAAGGAAATATCAGACAGGCTTGGCTTTCTCCTAAATGTGGGTTTGGATTATCTTGACTTGGCACGAAGTGCGGTCACCCTCTCTGGTGGAGAGATGCAACGCATAAGGCTTGCAACACAAATAGGCTCAAAGCTCACGGGTGTGCTGTATGTCTTGGATGAGCCTTCCATAGGACTTCACCCGAGGGACACAGACAAGCTCATAAAGACCCTGAAAGACCTAAGGGACTTGGGCAATACAGTTATAGTGGTAGAACACGACCCAGAGACTATCCTAAGTGCGGACTGGGTAATAGATATGGGTCCAGGGGCTGGTAAAGAAGGTGGTCAGGTGGTCTTTTGTGGCACTGTGGAGGAAATGCTCTCTCACGAGAAGTCTTTGACGGGTGCTTATCTTTCTGGAAGGCTCTCCATAGAAGTCCCTGCCATAAGGAGAAAACCAGAGGGTAGATGGCTAAGGATAGTGGGTGCAAGAAAGCACAACCTAAAGAATATAACAGTGGAAATTCCAGTAGGCTTATTTGTGTGTATAACGGGAGTGTCTGGCAGTGGAAAGTCTACCCTCATATACGACATCCTCTGGGAGTATGCAAGGGCGGTCTTTTACGGTGGCACTGCAGAGGTAGAGGGCTTTGATAGGATAGAAGGGCTTGAATACTTTGACAGGGTTATTAACATAGACCAGTCTCCCATAGGAAGGACTCCCAGGTCAAACCCAGCTACCTACACAAAGGTCTTTGACCATATAAGGGAACTTTTTGCACAAACGCCAGAAGCCAGGGCAAGGGGCTACAACGCAGGCAGGTTTTCCTTTAACGTAAAGGGAGGCAGATGTGAAGCCTGTCAAGGAGAGGGGGTGATAAAAGTGGAAATGCACTTTTTACCACCTGTTTATGTGCCATGCGATGTATGTAAGGGTAAAAGGTATAACAGGGAGACTTTGGATATTCTCTATAAGGGCAAAAACATCGCTGACGTGCTTGATATGACCGTGGACGAAGCCTATGAGTTTTTTGAAAATGTGCCGGTGATAAAAAGAAAGCTACAGCTCCTAAGGGATATAGGTCTTGGCTATATAAAACTGGGACAGCCTGCCACAACCCTTTCTGGAGGCGAAGCCCAAAGGATAAAGCTTGCCAGAGAGCTCTCTAAAAAGGAAAGCGGAAAAACCCTATACCTCTTAGATGAACCTACCACAGGTCTACATATGGACGATGTGAAAAAGCTAATAGACATACTCCAAAGGCTCGTGGAGAGAGGAAACACGGTGGTGGTTATAGAGCATAACCTTGACGTGATAAAGTGTGCGGATTGGGTTATAGACCTTGGTCCAGAGGGAGGAGAAAGGGGA